A stretch of Monomorium pharaonis isolate MP-MQ-018 chromosome 7, ASM1337386v2, whole genome shotgun sequence DNA encodes these proteins:
- the LOC105829225 gene encoding protein ABHD18 isoform X2, which produces MPPSRLDAVYRSVLLTKFFTKGWGNPQNLRRIFEFRKIIANREACYNMIPFDYPIEITKDEVWSDCHIIEGQFESPFEKHLSGIMPDKAKTAYFQIVLPSKWTSHKIKPICLHLAGTGDHFFWRRRNLIAKPLLKEFGIASILLENPFYGLRKPDDQKRSSLHNVCDIFIMGGCLIMESIVLLNWCEQHGFGPLALTGLSMGGHMASLAATNWPKPISLIPCLSWSTASPVFTEGVMSASINWALLETQYFSDEVYQNDLAKMVKVIDHDESDAFLAGQHFAKHYPASMKRVDKLREESDESNKDNTTGDTISTNSTDNRIDNNESKNSNNQLRYQIAEEKAAAKIFPLNLISNRFKPKDSNALKDNKWREHEALQFMRGIMDECTHLKNFEIPVDTELIIAVCAKNDAYVPRDRCMSLETIWPGAEIRYINAGHVSAYLLHQKVFRSTIAECIQRSMKKYPTEVS; this is translated from the exons ATGCCGCCGAGCCGCCTGGACGCGGTCTACCGCAGCGTCCTGCTCACCAAGTTCTTCACGAAGGGCTGGGGTAATCCGCAAAATCTAAGGAG aatttttgaattccggaaaattattgcaaaccGGGAAGCGTGCTACAATATGATACCATTTGACTACCCAATAGAAATAACCAAa GATGAAGTTTGGTCAGACTGTCATATAATTGAAGGACAATTTGAGTCACCTTTCGAGAAGCATCTATCAGGGATAATGCCGGATAAGGCCAAGACAGCTTACTTTCAGATAGTTTTGCCATCTAAATGGACCTCTCACAAAATAAAACCGATTTGTTTACATCTTGCGGGAACGGGCGATCAC TTTTTTTGGCGACGTAGAAATCTTATTGCTAAGCCGCTACTTAAGGAATTCGGAATAGCCTCGATACTGCTGGAAAATCCATTTTACGGTCTGAGAAAGCCGGACGATCAAAA ACGCTCCAGTCTGCACAATGTGTgcgacatttttattatgggAGGCTGCCTAATAATGGAATCGATTGTTTTGTTGAACTGGTGCGAACAGCATGGATTTGGTCCGTTGGCTCTCACTGGACTGTCGATGGGCGGACAC ATGGCATCCCTAGCGGCTACCAACTGGCCGAAGCCAATCTCATTGATACCTTGTCTGTCATGGTCAACCGCTTCGCCCGTATTCACGGAAGGAGTAATGAGCGCGTCGATAAATTGGGCCCTCTTAGAAACGCAATATTTTTCAGACGAAGTATATCAAAATGATCTTGCAAAAATGGTGAAAGTTATCGATCATGATGAAAGT GATGCTTTTTTAGCTGGCCAACATTTTGCCAAGCATTATCCTGCAAGCATGAAAAGGGTAGATAAATTAAGGGAAGAATCCGACGAAAGCAACAAAGACAATACTACGGGTGATACAATAAGTACAAATTCTACCGATAATCGTATTGACAATAACGAATCTAAAAATAGCAACAATCAACTACGATATCAGATCGCAGAGGAGAAGGCAGCTGCCAAAATATttcctttaaatttaatttctaacaGATTTAAACCAAAGGATTCTAATGCTCTTAAAG ACAACAAATGGCGTGAACACGAGGCGTTGCAATTCATGCGCGGTATAATGGACGAGTGCACACACTTGAAGAATTTCGAGATACCCGTTGACACTGAATTAATTATCGCCGTCTGCGCCAAGAACGACGCTTACGTACCGCGAGATCGTTGCATGAGTTTGGAAACAATATGGCCGGGAGCTGAAATTCGTTATATCAATGCTGGACACGTCAGTGCATATCTTCTTCATCAGAAAGTCTTCAg ATCCACAATAGCAGAATGTATTCAACGATCTATGAAAAAGTATCCTACAGAAGTCAGTTGa
- the LOC105829225 gene encoding protein ABHD18 isoform X4, whose translation MPDKAKTAYFQIVLPSKWTSHKIKPICLHLAGTGDHFFWRRRNLIAKPLLKEFGIASILLENPFYGLRKPDDQKRSSLHNVCDIFIMGGCLIMESIVLLNWCEQHGFGPLALTGLSMGGHMASLAATNWPKPISLIPCLSWSTASPVFTEGVMSASINWALLETQYFSDEVYQNDLAKMVKVIDHDESDAFLAGQHFAKHYPASMKRVDKLREESDESNKDNTTGDTISTNSTDNRIDNNESKNSNNQLRYQIAEEKAAAKIFPLNLISNRFKPKDSNALKGVCLLPVPKHPLFLDNKWREHEALQFMRGIMDECTHLKNFEIPVDTELIIAVCAKNDAYVPRDRCMSLETIWPGAEIRYINAGHVSAYLLHQKVFRSTIAECIQRSMKKYPTEVS comes from the exons ATGCCGGATAAGGCCAAGACAGCTTACTTTCAGATAGTTTTGCCATCTAAATGGACCTCTCACAAAATAAAACCGATTTGTTTACATCTTGCGGGAACGGGCGATCAC TTTTTTTGGCGACGTAGAAATCTTATTGCTAAGCCGCTACTTAAGGAATTCGGAATAGCCTCGATACTGCTGGAAAATCCATTTTACGGTCTGAGAAAGCCGGACGATCAAAA ACGCTCCAGTCTGCACAATGTGTgcgacatttttattatgggAGGCTGCCTAATAATGGAATCGATTGTTTTGTTGAACTGGTGCGAACAGCATGGATTTGGTCCGTTGGCTCTCACTGGACTGTCGATGGGCGGACAC ATGGCATCCCTAGCGGCTACCAACTGGCCGAAGCCAATCTCATTGATACCTTGTCTGTCATGGTCAACCGCTTCGCCCGTATTCACGGAAGGAGTAATGAGCGCGTCGATAAATTGGGCCCTCTTAGAAACGCAATATTTTTCAGACGAAGTATATCAAAATGATCTTGCAAAAATGGTGAAAGTTATCGATCATGATGAAAGT GATGCTTTTTTAGCTGGCCAACATTTTGCCAAGCATTATCCTGCAAGCATGAAAAGGGTAGATAAATTAAGGGAAGAATCCGACGAAAGCAACAAAGACAATACTACGGGTGATACAATAAGTACAAATTCTACCGATAATCGTATTGACAATAACGAATCTAAAAATAGCAACAATCAACTACGATATCAGATCGCAGAGGAGAAGGCAGCTGCCAAAATATttcctttaaatttaatttctaacaGATTTAAACCAAAGGATTCTAATGCTCTTAAAG GAGTTTGTCTATTACCAGTACCGAAGCATCCGTTGTTTTTAGACAACAAATGGCGTGAACACGAGGCGTTGCAATTCATGCGCGGTATAATGGACGAGTGCACACACTTGAAGAATTTCGAGATACCCGTTGACACTGAATTAATTATCGCCGTCTGCGCCAAGAACGACGCTTACGTACCGCGAGATCGTTGCATGAGTTTGGAAACAATATGGCCGGGAGCTGAAATTCGTTATATCAATGCTGGACACGTCAGTGCATATCTTCTTCATCAGAAAGTCTTCAg ATCCACAATAGCAGAATGTATTCAACGATCTATGAAAAAGTATCCTACAGAAGTCAGTTGa
- the LOC105831185 gene encoding uncharacterized protein LOC105831185 yields MTGINDTLKQDCECTFNRTNENSDEYEYVKMLREGLNFDRSLFPSDFDEWTVSQRYNWINKNLSKFFPNVPESLLEFIPASFRQGDCSQVSPVKKPEWLDMDKYRKGQKFAQDYLIGIFMTIALSFLCAYTFETNLNPIILGDRAHTPYLAFKRYLLTMCRIMSWFAGEPWVKGTPAFWDMQITRKKHKTIRDKLSRFDNHKIDDACKFANPWCPDRELLLKDFNNFTCPFEKIEQRPYKLFVNLPIKRRYINNADMAMIQCSFVSFILLCPKEIGVHNATDEDLEGFCHIWRCYGYYLGIEDEYNFCRGSLEEIKQRLRDFFQYWVIPNLREVTPEWEHMTRCLIEPMNYFPLMYMPYKSTILLLTDLLDINMPRLHASLSYAEWIAYKIWKFVLRYVMKLSSVRSLSNKVLFNLLNQMANCSPEKEEELHTRSKKLIQDFSIVI; encoded by the exons ATGACGGGCATTAACGATACACTTAAACAAGATTGTGAGTGCACTTTCAACAGAACAAATGAAAATTCGGATGAGTATGAATACGTGAAGATGTTGCGCGAAGGTCTAAACTTCGATCGGAGCTTATTTCCGAGTGACTTTGATGAGTGGACAGTGAGTCAAAGATATAACTGGATAAATAAGAATCTCTCCAAATTCTTTCCGAACGTGCCAGAGTCTTTACTGGAATTCATTCCGGCTTCCTTTCGTCAAGGGGATTGCAGTCAGGTTTCACCAGTGAAGAAACCCGAATGGCTGGACATGGATAAGTATCGCAAAGGACAAAAATTCGCGCAGGATTATTTAATTGGAATTTTTATGACCATAGCGTTGTCATTCTTATGTGCTTATACTTTCGAAACTAATCTAAATCCAATCATTTTGGGTGATCGCGCTCATACGCCATATTTAGCATTCAAAAG atatttgctAACTATGTGCCGGATAATGAGTTGGTTCGCCGGAGAACCATGGGTCAAAGGAACGCCTGCTTTTTGGGACATGCAAATTACACGTAAAAAGCATAAGACAATAAGAGATAAATTATCTCGGTTTGATAATCACAAAATCGACGACGCGTGCAAATTCGCTAATCCATGGTGCCCCGATCGCGAATTGCTCCTGAAAGATTTCAACAATTTcacgtgtccatttgaaaaGATCGAACAACGTCCTTATAAATTGTTCGTCAATTTGCCAATCAAGCGGAGATATATAAACAACGCTGATATGGCGATGATTCAATGCTCCTTCGTAAGTTTCATTTTACTTTGTCCAAAAGAAATTGGAGTGCATAACGCAACCGACGAGGATCTCGAGGGTTTCTGTCATATCTGGAGATGTTACGGATATTATCTCGGAATAGAAGATGA GTATAACTTCTGCCGCGGCAGCCTCGAGGAGATAAAACAACGCTTGCGAGATTTCTTTCAATATTGGGTGATTCCTAATTTGAGGGAAGTGACACCCGAATGGGAACACATGACGAGATGCCTCATCGAGCCGATGAATTATTTTCCCCTTATGTATATGCCTTATAAGTCCACGATATTGCTTCTTACAGATTTACTTGATATCAACATGCCGCGTTTGCACGCGTCTCTCAGCTATGCAGAGTGGATCGCTTATAAGATATGGAA GTTTGTGTTACGTTATGTCATGAAATTATCGAGCGTGCGATCACTTTCTAATAAggtattattcaatttattaaatcaaatggCGAATTGTAGTccagaaaaagaagaagagctCCACACGCGATCTAAGAAACTAATACAGGATTTttctattgtaatttaa
- the LOC105829225 gene encoding protein ABHD18 isoform X3: MIPFDYPIEITKDEVWSDCHIIEGQFESPFEKHLSGIMPDKAKTAYFQIVLPSKWTSHKIKPICLHLAGTGDHFFWRRRNLIAKPLLKEFGIASILLENPFYGLRKPDDQKRSSLHNVCDIFIMGGCLIMESIVLLNWCEQHGFGPLALTGLSMGGHMASLAATNWPKPISLIPCLSWSTASPVFTEGVMSASINWALLETQYFSDEVYQNDLAKMVKVIDHDESDAFLAGQHFAKHYPASMKRVDKLREESDESNKDNTTGDTISTNSTDNRIDNNESKNSNNQLRYQIAEEKAAAKIFPLNLISNRFKPKDSNALKGVCLLPVPKHPLFLDNKWREHEALQFMRGIMDECTHLKNFEIPVDTELIIAVCAKNDAYVPRDRCMSLETIWPGAEIRYINAGHVSAYLLHQKVFRSTIAECIQRSMKKYPTEVS; encoded by the exons ATGATACCATTTGACTACCCAATAGAAATAACCAAa GATGAAGTTTGGTCAGACTGTCATATAATTGAAGGACAATTTGAGTCACCTTTCGAGAAGCATCTATCAGGGATAATGCCGGATAAGGCCAAGACAGCTTACTTTCAGATAGTTTTGCCATCTAAATGGACCTCTCACAAAATAAAACCGATTTGTTTACATCTTGCGGGAACGGGCGATCAC TTTTTTTGGCGACGTAGAAATCTTATTGCTAAGCCGCTACTTAAGGAATTCGGAATAGCCTCGATACTGCTGGAAAATCCATTTTACGGTCTGAGAAAGCCGGACGATCAAAA ACGCTCCAGTCTGCACAATGTGTgcgacatttttattatgggAGGCTGCCTAATAATGGAATCGATTGTTTTGTTGAACTGGTGCGAACAGCATGGATTTGGTCCGTTGGCTCTCACTGGACTGTCGATGGGCGGACAC ATGGCATCCCTAGCGGCTACCAACTGGCCGAAGCCAATCTCATTGATACCTTGTCTGTCATGGTCAACCGCTTCGCCCGTATTCACGGAAGGAGTAATGAGCGCGTCGATAAATTGGGCCCTCTTAGAAACGCAATATTTTTCAGACGAAGTATATCAAAATGATCTTGCAAAAATGGTGAAAGTTATCGATCATGATGAAAGT GATGCTTTTTTAGCTGGCCAACATTTTGCCAAGCATTATCCTGCAAGCATGAAAAGGGTAGATAAATTAAGGGAAGAATCCGACGAAAGCAACAAAGACAATACTACGGGTGATACAATAAGTACAAATTCTACCGATAATCGTATTGACAATAACGAATCTAAAAATAGCAACAATCAACTACGATATCAGATCGCAGAGGAGAAGGCAGCTGCCAAAATATttcctttaaatttaatttctaacaGATTTAAACCAAAGGATTCTAATGCTCTTAAAG GAGTTTGTCTATTACCAGTACCGAAGCATCCGTTGTTTTTAGACAACAAATGGCGTGAACACGAGGCGTTGCAATTCATGCGCGGTATAATGGACGAGTGCACACACTTGAAGAATTTCGAGATACCCGTTGACACTGAATTAATTATCGCCGTCTGCGCCAAGAACGACGCTTACGTACCGCGAGATCGTTGCATGAGTTTGGAAACAATATGGCCGGGAGCTGAAATTCGTTATATCAATGCTGGACACGTCAGTGCATATCTTCTTCATCAGAAAGTCTTCAg ATCCACAATAGCAGAATGTATTCAACGATCTATGAAAAAGTATCCTACAGAAGTCAGTTGa
- the LOC105829225 gene encoding protein ABHD18 isoform X1: MPPSRLDAVYRSVLLTKFFTKGWGNPQNLRRIFEFRKIIANREACYNMIPFDYPIEITKDEVWSDCHIIEGQFESPFEKHLSGIMPDKAKTAYFQIVLPSKWTSHKIKPICLHLAGTGDHFFWRRRNLIAKPLLKEFGIASILLENPFYGLRKPDDQKRSSLHNVCDIFIMGGCLIMESIVLLNWCEQHGFGPLALTGLSMGGHMASLAATNWPKPISLIPCLSWSTASPVFTEGVMSASINWALLETQYFSDEVYQNDLAKMVKVIDHDESDAFLAGQHFAKHYPASMKRVDKLREESDESNKDNTTGDTISTNSTDNRIDNNESKNSNNQLRYQIAEEKAAAKIFPLNLISNRFKPKDSNALKGVCLLPVPKHPLFLDNKWREHEALQFMRGIMDECTHLKNFEIPVDTELIIAVCAKNDAYVPRDRCMSLETIWPGAEIRYINAGHVSAYLLHQKVFRSTIAECIQRSMKKYPTEVS, from the exons ATGCCGCCGAGCCGCCTGGACGCGGTCTACCGCAGCGTCCTGCTCACCAAGTTCTTCACGAAGGGCTGGGGTAATCCGCAAAATCTAAGGAG aatttttgaattccggaaaattattgcaaaccGGGAAGCGTGCTACAATATGATACCATTTGACTACCCAATAGAAATAACCAAa GATGAAGTTTGGTCAGACTGTCATATAATTGAAGGACAATTTGAGTCACCTTTCGAGAAGCATCTATCAGGGATAATGCCGGATAAGGCCAAGACAGCTTACTTTCAGATAGTTTTGCCATCTAAATGGACCTCTCACAAAATAAAACCGATTTGTTTACATCTTGCGGGAACGGGCGATCAC TTTTTTTGGCGACGTAGAAATCTTATTGCTAAGCCGCTACTTAAGGAATTCGGAATAGCCTCGATACTGCTGGAAAATCCATTTTACGGTCTGAGAAAGCCGGACGATCAAAA ACGCTCCAGTCTGCACAATGTGTgcgacatttttattatgggAGGCTGCCTAATAATGGAATCGATTGTTTTGTTGAACTGGTGCGAACAGCATGGATTTGGTCCGTTGGCTCTCACTGGACTGTCGATGGGCGGACAC ATGGCATCCCTAGCGGCTACCAACTGGCCGAAGCCAATCTCATTGATACCTTGTCTGTCATGGTCAACCGCTTCGCCCGTATTCACGGAAGGAGTAATGAGCGCGTCGATAAATTGGGCCCTCTTAGAAACGCAATATTTTTCAGACGAAGTATATCAAAATGATCTTGCAAAAATGGTGAAAGTTATCGATCATGATGAAAGT GATGCTTTTTTAGCTGGCCAACATTTTGCCAAGCATTATCCTGCAAGCATGAAAAGGGTAGATAAATTAAGGGAAGAATCCGACGAAAGCAACAAAGACAATACTACGGGTGATACAATAAGTACAAATTCTACCGATAATCGTATTGACAATAACGAATCTAAAAATAGCAACAATCAACTACGATATCAGATCGCAGAGGAGAAGGCAGCTGCCAAAATATttcctttaaatttaatttctaacaGATTTAAACCAAAGGATTCTAATGCTCTTAAAG GAGTTTGTCTATTACCAGTACCGAAGCATCCGTTGTTTTTAGACAACAAATGGCGTGAACACGAGGCGTTGCAATTCATGCGCGGTATAATGGACGAGTGCACACACTTGAAGAATTTCGAGATACCCGTTGACACTGAATTAATTATCGCCGTCTGCGCCAAGAACGACGCTTACGTACCGCGAGATCGTTGCATGAGTTTGGAAACAATATGGCCGGGAGCTGAAATTCGTTATATCAATGCTGGACACGTCAGTGCATATCTTCTTCATCAGAAAGTCTTCAg ATCCACAATAGCAGAATGTATTCAACGATCTATGAAAAAGTATCCTACAGAAGTCAGTTGa
- the LOC105831183 gene encoding uncharacterized protein LOC105831183 — translation MEEKNDKWIKQTQMKIMNNIYSDCIKHDNIVKNVTANPEYQNNDGIDECINNKIENDYELAEANNAVKYTEYFVKRIKHIVDQNSAKPKDFDKWTIKEQYEHIVNNIEIYIPSIPDSLLFFIPAALYRGDCGRNSMDKPLWLNMEKFQRGQKFAQDHIFSIFFANMLSLFEIFAFADGLKPMIFSRQSHTPYLAFQRYLSTGRRVTNWMTEDPWTAGTKAHKDIETVRRMHRAVRKKLCQYENEEIDVATKIQKPWCPDRDMILEDFSFCPYPTVEKGCINLLITPKGLNQADMAATQFAFVGMVLLYPQELGIHASDEDMEAFCHTWRCIGYLLGMEDQYNFCRGSLEEVKQRSRDFIEVWVKPYLRQVTPEWEHMLRCIVEGGRYYIGNLTFKMFILCVTSLLNIDMPHLRSTLTFSERFKLILHRFIFRYAMKLRFVRQILNKIIHKAFNTAINFGPEKHQKLQKLSQQVLDKVR, via the exons GTCACAGCAAATCCAGAATATCAAAATAACGATGGCATCGATGaatgcataaataataaaatcgaaaATGATTATGAGCTTGCAGAGGCAAATAATGCTGTTAAATACACCGAATACTTTGTGAAGCGTATAAAGCATATTGTCGATCAAAATTCTGCGAAACCGAAAGATTTTGACAAATGGACGATCAAAGAACAATACGAGCATATAGTAAAtaacatagaaatatatatccCGAGTATACCGGACTCCTTGTTATTTTTCATACCGGCCGCTCTGTATCGAGGAGATTGCGGTCGAAATTCGATGGACAAGCCGCTCTGGTTGAACATGGAAAAATTCCAGAGGGGTCAAAAGTTCGCCCAAGATCatattttctcgatttttttcgCTAACATGCTCTCGCTTTTCGAGATATTCGCTTTTGCAGATGGTCTTAAACCAATGATTTTCAGTCGACAGTCTCACACACCGTATTTAGCGTTCCAGAG GTACTTGTCCACGGGTCGCCGTGTAACAAATTGGATGACGGAAGATCCCTGGACTGCGGGTACGAAAGCTCATAAAGACATAGAAACTGTGCGTAGAATGCACCGTGCGGTGCGAAAGAAACTCTGCCAGTACGAAAATGAAGAGATCGATGTGGCCACTAAAATTCAGAAACCGTGGTGTCCGGATAGAGACATGATTTTAGAAGACTTTTCTTTCTGTCCATATCCAACCGTAGAAAAAGGTTGTATCAATCTACTGATCACACCCAAAGGATTAAATCAAGCTGATATGGCAGCCACGCAATTCGCATTCGTCGGAATGGTTCTGCTGTACCCTCAGGAATTAGGTATTCACGCCAGCGATGAAGACATGGAAGCTTTTTGCCATACATGGAGATGTATAGGATATCTTCTTGGTATGGAAGACCA ATACAATTTCTGCCGCGGCAGTTTGGAGGAAGTTAAGCAAAGATCGCGCGACTTCATCGAAGTTTGGGTGAAACCCTACTTGCGGCAAGTAACGCCCGAATGGGAACACATGTTGAGATGCATCGTAGAAGGTGGAAGATATTATATTGGTAACCTTACATTCAAAATGTTCATACTGTGCGTCACTAGTTTATTGAACATCGATATGCCGCATTTGCGAAGTACGCTCACTTTTTCTGAACGGTTTAAGCTTATACTTCATCG CTTTATATTTCGCTATGCCATGAAGTTACGATTCGTACGAcagattttaaacaaaataattcataaggCATTCAATACAGCAATAAATTTTGGACCGGAAAAACATCAAAAGTTACAAAAGTTATCTCAACAAGTTTTAGACAAAGTCCGGTAG